A genomic stretch from Planctomycetaceae bacterium includes:
- a CDS encoding glycerophosphodiester phosphodiesterase family protein, producing MMNDTFLPGCLVKSLLWLTVAFCAVSSSVAIEPDKSFLKNGVTAHRGNSGEFPENTLPAFESGVEVGADWIELDIFRTVDRKLVVIHDNTTVRVGDRNLDVAASTYAELLGVDVGTDFRRRTGKSFEECPVQKIPLLEDVLRLVMKQERTRVSIQPKMDCVSDAIALVKAMNAERWVGFNDGNLNYMKEVKRLAIDIPVFWDRGADTDIDEDIRIAKQYGFESLVLHHSGVTPEKVRKIQAAGIETGAWTVNDRALVVKLLGMGVERLYTDHPGMLLRTSVRD from the coding sequence ATGATGAACGACACCTTCTTACCGGGCTGCTTAGTGAAATCCTTGCTGTGGCTAACCGTTGCGTTTTGTGCCGTCTCATCGTCAGTAGCGATAGAGCCAGATAAGTCGTTTCTTAAGAACGGCGTAACGGCGCACCGAGGTAATTCGGGTGAATTCCCCGAGAATACCCTGCCGGCCTTCGAAAGTGGTGTCGAAGTCGGAGCCGACTGGATCGAACTGGACATTTTTCGCACGGTCGATCGCAAACTGGTCGTCATACATGACAACACGACCGTGCGTGTGGGCGACAGGAACCTCGACGTCGCCGCTTCCACTTATGCCGAATTACTTGGCGTCGATGTTGGCACCGACTTCCGCCGTCGTACCGGCAAATCGTTCGAGGAATGCCCCGTTCAAAAGATTCCGCTGCTGGAAGATGTATTGCGGCTGGTCATGAAGCAGGAACGCACTCGGGTTTCCATCCAGCCCAAGATGGACTGCGTTTCTGACGCTATCGCTCTCGTCAAAGCAATGAATGCCGAACGATGGGTGGGCTTCAATGACGGAAATCTGAACTACATGAAAGAGGTGAAGAGGCTGGCAATTGACATCCCCGTATTCTGGGACCGGGGGGCCGATACAGATATCGACGAAGATATACGGATAGCCAAACAATATGGATTCGAGTCTCTAGTGCTTCACCACAGCGGCGTCACACCTGAAAAAGTCCGGAAGATCCAAGCTGCAGGGATAGAAACTGGAGCATGGACGGTTAATGACCGGGCATTGGTGGTCAAGCTGCTCGGCATGGGAGTTGAACGACTCTACACCGATCATCCCGGAATGCTTCTCAGAACATCTGTAAGAGACTGA